Sequence from the Pseudomonadota bacterium genome:
AACAGGGGGGGCGTCAGTGGAGAGGAGAGCGACGTCGCGCCGGGCGTGTACTGGTCGGCTGCACTGCGCGGCGGGGCTCCGGCTTCAGTGGCGCTGCCTGGAGGGCCGAATGCGGCAACCCGCGGACGCACCACCCAGGGAGAGCGCACGCTGGCCGATATGAGGGCATTGTTCTGCAAGCCTGGATGCTCCGTTCGCTGGCTGCGGCGCGCGGTCGAAGGCGCAGGGGTGCGCGGGCCTCGACGGACGGAACAGCCGTGTAGCGGTTGGAGCCGGTCGGGTGCTCGATTTGCAGCTCGTCTGGGGCTCTTCGGGCGCGCGCGGCGATCCGGCCTCTCGGGCCGGTCGCCGCGCGCGTCGCGGAGGAACGCGGTCAGTCGTCGAGGCGGAACCCCACGGCGAGCTTCACCTGGAACTCGGCGACCTGGCCGTCCTTCACGGTGCCGCGCTGCTCCTTCACCTCGAACCAGCTCAGGTTGCGCAGGGTCTTCGAGGCGCGC
This genomic interval carries:
- a CDS encoding dodecin domain-containing protein; the encoded protein is MSVYKMSEIVGTSKESFADATRVAVERASKTLRNLSWFEVKEQRGTVKDGQVAEFQVKLAVGFRLDD